The Paramisgurnus dabryanus chromosome 1, PD_genome_1.1, whole genome shotgun sequence genome includes a window with the following:
- the rbm17 gene encoding splicing factor 45 isoform X1 gives MSLYDDLGVATSDTKTEGWSKNFKLLQSQLKVKKAALTQAKTQRTRQSNVLAPVIDLKRGGTADDRQISDTPPHIAAGMKDSVSGGFSSGDVLIPLADEYDPMFPNDYEKVMKRHREERQKQREQERQKEIEEREKKRKERHEGGGGGAPSGFSRFPTEGDSDEDEEYEKEKRKRSMTGAAIAPPSSLMERDSSFTYEDDGRQRTKAAIPPPVFEDSDRPRSPPGPTNSFLANMGGTVAHKIMQKYGFREGQGLGKHEQGLSTALSVEKTSKRGGKIIIGDSTEKKSESSQNVVDPHGSNSGASADASKKNEANPLTEILKCPTKVVLLRNMVGRGEVDEDLEGETKEECEKYGKVVKCVIFEISGVPDEDAVRIFLEFERVESAIKAVVDLNGRYFGGRVVKACFYNLDRFRVLDLGDQV, from the exons ATGTCTTTATATGACGATTTGGGAGTCGCAACCAGCGACACAAAAACAGAAGGATGGTCGAAAAACTTTAAACTGCTTCAGTCTCAGCTGAAAGTGAAGAAAGCTGCACTTACACAAGCAAAG ACTCAGAGGACGAGGCAGTCTAATGTTTTGGCACCAGTTATTGATCTGAAGAGAGGAGGTACAGCAGATGACAGACAGATCTCTGATACACCTCCACACATCGCTGCTGGAATGAAG GACTCTGTATCAGGTGGATTTTCCTCTGGTGATGTGCTGATCCCTTTGGCTGATGAGTACGATCCTATGTTCCCTAATGATTATGAGAAAGTAATGAAGAGACATCGCGAGGAACGCCAGAAGCAGAGAGAACAGGAGCGACAGAAAGAGATCGAGGAGAGAGAGAA GAAACGTAAAGAAAGGCATGAAGGAGGTGGTGGTGGAGCCCCCAGTGGATTTTCACGTTTCCCGACAGAGGGCGATTCGGATGAGGATGAAGAGTATGAAAAAGAAAAGAGGAAGAGGA GTATGACTGGAGCTGCCATCGCCCCTCCCTCATCCCTGATGGAGCGAGACT cATCGTTTACGTATGAGGATGATGGTCGTCAACGGACGAAAGCAGCGATACCGCCACCTGTGTTTGAGGATTCTGACAGACCTCGATCTCCCCCAGGACCAACCAATTCATTTTTGGCCAATATGGG TGGTACAGTGGCGCATAAAATCATGCAGAAGTATGGATTCCGGGAAGGGCAGGGCCTGGGGAAACATGAGCAAGGTTTGAGCACAGCGCTCTCAGTGGAAAAAACCAGCAAGCGAGGGGGCAAGATTATTATTGGAGACTCAACAGAAAAGA agtCAGAATCAAGTCAGAATGTGGTTGATCCACACGGCTCTAATTCAGGGGCATCAG CGGATGCCTCAAAGAAGAACGAAGCCAACCCTCTAACAGAGATACTCAAATGTCCTACGAAAGTGGTGTTGCTGCGT aACATGGTTGGAAGAGGAGAGGTGGATGAAGATCTGGAAGGCGAGACTAAAGAAGAGTGTGAGAAATATGGCAAAGTTGTCAAGTGTGTCATCTTTGAG ATCTCCGGTGTGCCCGACGAAGATGCCGTCCGCATTTTCCTGGAGTTTGAGCGGGTCGAGTCGGCCATTAAAG ctgttGTGGATCTGAATGGGAGGTACTTTGGAGGTCGGGTGGTGAAGGCCTGCTTTTATAACTTGGATAGGTTCCGTGTTTTAGATTTAGGTGATCAAGTGTGA
- the rbm17 gene encoding splicing factor 45 isoform X2: protein MSLYDDLGVATSDTKTEGWSKNFKLLQSQLKVKKAALTQAKTQRTRQSNVLAPVIDLKRGGTADDRQISDTPPHIAAGMKDSVSGGFSSGDVLIPLADEYDPMFPNDYEKVMKRHREERQKQREQERQKEIEEREKKRKERHEGGGGGAPSGFSRFPTEGDSDEDEEYEKEKRKRSMTGAAIAPPSSLMERDSSFTYEDDGRQRTKAAIPPPVFEDSDRPRSPPGPTNSFLANMGGTVAHKIMQKYGFREGQGLGKHEQGLSTALSVEKTSKRGGKIIIGDSTEKTDASKKNEANPLTEILKCPTKVVLLRNMVGRGEVDEDLEGETKEECEKYGKVVKCVIFEISGVPDEDAVRIFLEFERVESAIKAVVDLNGRYFGGRVVKACFYNLDRFRVLDLGDQV, encoded by the exons ATGTCTTTATATGACGATTTGGGAGTCGCAACCAGCGACACAAAAACAGAAGGATGGTCGAAAAACTTTAAACTGCTTCAGTCTCAGCTGAAAGTGAAGAAAGCTGCACTTACACAAGCAAAG ACTCAGAGGACGAGGCAGTCTAATGTTTTGGCACCAGTTATTGATCTGAAGAGAGGAGGTACAGCAGATGACAGACAGATCTCTGATACACCTCCACACATCGCTGCTGGAATGAAG GACTCTGTATCAGGTGGATTTTCCTCTGGTGATGTGCTGATCCCTTTGGCTGATGAGTACGATCCTATGTTCCCTAATGATTATGAGAAAGTAATGAAGAGACATCGCGAGGAACGCCAGAAGCAGAGAGAACAGGAGCGACAGAAAGAGATCGAGGAGAGAGAGAA GAAACGTAAAGAAAGGCATGAAGGAGGTGGTGGTGGAGCCCCCAGTGGATTTTCACGTTTCCCGACAGAGGGCGATTCGGATGAGGATGAAGAGTATGAAAAAGAAAAGAGGAAGAGGA GTATGACTGGAGCTGCCATCGCCCCTCCCTCATCCCTGATGGAGCGAGACT cATCGTTTACGTATGAGGATGATGGTCGTCAACGGACGAAAGCAGCGATACCGCCACCTGTGTTTGAGGATTCTGACAGACCTCGATCTCCCCCAGGACCAACCAATTCATTTTTGGCCAATATGGG TGGTACAGTGGCGCATAAAATCATGCAGAAGTATGGATTCCGGGAAGGGCAGGGCCTGGGGAAACATGAGCAAGGTTTGAGCACAGCGCTCTCAGTGGAAAAAACCAGCAAGCGAGGGGGCAAGATTATTATTGGAGACTCAACAGAAAAGA CGGATGCCTCAAAGAAGAACGAAGCCAACCCTCTAACAGAGATACTCAAATGTCCTACGAAAGTGGTGTTGCTGCGT aACATGGTTGGAAGAGGAGAGGTGGATGAAGATCTGGAAGGCGAGACTAAAGAAGAGTGTGAGAAATATGGCAAAGTTGTCAAGTGTGTCATCTTTGAG ATCTCCGGTGTGCCCGACGAAGATGCCGTCCGCATTTTCCTGGAGTTTGAGCGGGTCGAGTCGGCCATTAAAG ctgttGTGGATCTGAATGGGAGGTACTTTGGAGGTCGGGTGGTGAAGGCCTGCTTTTATAACTTGGATAGGTTCCGTGTTTTAGATTTAGGTGATCAAGTGTGA